Proteins encoded in a region of the Haloarcula sp. CBA1129 genome:
- a CDS encoding heavy metal translocating P-type ATPase, with protein MTESDSCSDGSGCGDAGADGPPTATAEGQTRRVVQLSVPEMDCPSCAGKVESSVRELAGIVAIDPQVTTGRLTVEYDAAETDTVAITERVEAAGYTVADDGGETLRFRVPEMDCASCAGKVENALDGVDGIRSAETHPTTGTAVVAYDQNTTTESDLVAAIESAGYEVEETTGENETTNGQQDDNGSLWTSPRALKTWVSGVFVAFGLLFEFLLRGANTQAGRVLGSPLHVADVLFLVAVATGGQEILRGGYYSLKNRQLDIDLLMSIAILGALTASLAFGEALYFEASTLAFLFSVAELLERYSMDRARNSLEELMDLSPDEATVVRDGEEVTVPADDVRVDETVVIRPGEKIPMDGEVTDGTSAVNQAPITGESVPVDKTEGDEVYAGTINEEGYLEVRVTAAASDNTLSRIVQMVEDAQSNKTEREQFVERFSSYYTPVVVAFAVLVTLTSPAVFGVAWSTAVVYGLTLLVLACPCAFVISTPVSVVSGITSAAKNGVLIKGGNHLEAMGAVDVVAFDKTGTLTKGELTVTDVIPLNGNTEDEVLQCARGLEQRSEHPIGEAIVAEAGAAGAGRADIDDFESITGKGVRADLDGTPHYAGKPGLFDDLGFDLSHVHATTDGGVVTKTTQQLCERTNCLDLLEDAVPELQAEGKTVVIVGTDEEIEGVIAVADEVRPEAKATVSRLRELGVERTVMLTGDNKRTAGAIAAQVGVDDYKAELLPDEKVAAIDDLVGEYDGVAMVGDGINDAPALASATVGVAMGAAGTDTALETADIALMSDDLSKLPYLYELANDANGVIRQNIWASLAVKAGLALGVPFGLVPIWAAVLAGDAGMTTAVTGNAMRLSRIRPNSGD; from the coding sequence ATGACGGAGTCCGACAGCTGTTCGGATGGCAGTGGGTGTGGCGACGCGGGTGCCGACGGTCCCCCGACAGCAACGGCTGAGGGACAGACGAGACGGGTCGTACAGCTGTCCGTCCCGGAAATGGACTGCCCCTCCTGTGCGGGCAAAGTGGAGTCGAGCGTCCGCGAACTGGCAGGTATTGTGGCCATCGACCCGCAGGTGACGACGGGCCGGCTCACCGTCGAGTACGACGCGGCCGAGACCGACACAGTTGCGATTACGGAGCGCGTCGAAGCGGCGGGCTACACCGTTGCGGACGACGGCGGGGAGACGTTGCGGTTTCGTGTCCCGGAGATGGACTGTGCCTCCTGTGCCGGCAAGGTCGAGAACGCGCTTGACGGAGTTGACGGCATCAGAAGCGCCGAAACGCATCCGACCACCGGGACGGCTGTCGTCGCGTACGACCAGAACACGACGACGGAGAGTGACCTCGTGGCGGCTATCGAGAGCGCCGGTTACGAGGTCGAAGAGACGACTGGGGAGAACGAGACAACGAACGGACAGCAGGACGACAACGGCTCGCTTTGGACCAGTCCGCGGGCGCTGAAGACGTGGGTCAGCGGCGTGTTCGTCGCATTTGGCCTCCTCTTCGAGTTCTTGCTGCGCGGTGCGAACACGCAGGCCGGACGTGTTCTCGGGTCGCCGCTGCACGTCGCCGATGTCTTGTTCCTCGTCGCTGTGGCCACCGGTGGTCAGGAAATCCTGCGTGGCGGCTACTACTCCCTGAAAAACCGGCAACTGGACATCGACCTGCTGATGTCTATCGCCATCTTGGGCGCGCTCACCGCGAGTCTGGCCTTTGGCGAGGCGCTGTATTTCGAGGCGTCCACGCTGGCGTTCCTGTTCAGCGTCGCGGAGTTGCTAGAACGCTACTCGATGGACCGCGCCCGAAACTCACTGGAGGAACTGATGGATCTCTCGCCCGACGAAGCAACGGTTGTGCGCGACGGCGAGGAGGTAACGGTCCCCGCCGACGACGTGCGCGTGGACGAAACTGTCGTCATCAGGCCCGGCGAGAAGATTCCGATGGACGGCGAGGTCACCGACGGGACCAGCGCGGTCAATCAGGCTCCGATCACCGGCGAGAGCGTCCCCGTCGACAAGACCGAAGGTGACGAGGTGTACGCGGGCACCATCAACGAGGAGGGATACCTTGAGGTACGAGTCACCGCGGCGGCCAGCGACAACACCCTCTCGCGCATCGTCCAGATGGTCGAGGACGCCCAGTCGAACAAGACCGAACGCGAGCAGTTCGTCGAGCGCTTTTCGTCGTACTACACGCCGGTCGTCGTCGCCTTCGCCGTTCTGGTGACGCTGACGAGTCCTGCCGTGTTCGGCGTGGCATGGTCGACCGCTGTCGTGTACGGCCTGACGCTGCTGGTGCTTGCCTGTCCCTGCGCGTTCGTCATCTCGACGCCCGTCTCCGTCGTCTCGGGCATCACGAGCGCCGCAAAGAACGGCGTCCTGATCAAGGGCGGGAACCACCTCGAAGCGATGGGTGCGGTCGACGTGGTCGCCTTCGACAAGACGGGCACGCTGACGAAGGGCGAACTCACGGTCACCGACGTGATTCCGCTGAACGGGAACACCGAGGACGAGGTCCTGCAGTGCGCCCGCGGACTTGAACAGCGCAGCGAACACCCCATCGGTGAGGCTATCGTCGCCGAGGCGGGGGCTGCTGGTGCCGGGAGGGCGGACATCGACGACTTCGAGAGCATCACCGGCAAGGGCGTCCGGGCGGACCTCGACGGGACGCCCCACTACGCCGGCAAACCGGGGCTGTTCGACGACCTCGGCTTCGACCTCTCGCACGTCCACGCGACTACTGACGGCGGTGTTGTCACCAAAACGACCCAGCAACTCTGTGAGCGCACCAACTGTCTGGACTTGCTGGAAGACGCCGTCCCCGAACTTCAGGCCGAAGGCAAGACGGTCGTCATCGTGGGCACTGACGAGGAGATAGAAGGGGTCATCGCCGTCGCCGACGAGGTACGGCCGGAGGCGAAAGCTACCGTGTCCCGACTCCGAGAACTGGGCGTCGAACGGACAGTGATGCTCACTGGCGACAACAAGCGCACTGCGGGAGCCATCGCGGCGCAAGTCGGCGTCGACGACTACAAGGCAGAACTCCTGCCCGACGAGAAGGTGGCGGCCATCGACGACCTCGTCGGCGAGTACGATGGTGTTGCAATGGTCGGAGACGGTATCAACGACGCGCCGGCACTGGCGAGTGCAACTGTGGGCGTCGCAATGGGAGCCGCCGGCACGGATACGGCCCTCGAAACGGCCGACATTGCGCTGATGAGTGACGACCTGTCGAAGCTCCCGTACCTGTACGAGCTGGCGAACGACGCCAACGGAGTTATCCGGCAGAACATCTGGGCCAGTCTGGCGGTCAAGGCCGGCCTCGCGCTCGGCGTTCCGTTCGGCCTCGTCCCCATCTGGGCCGCCGTGCTGGCCGGTGATGCCGGTATGACAACGGCCGTGACCGGCAACGCGATGCGGCTTTCGCGGATTCGGCCGAACAGCGGCGACTAG
- a CDS encoding ABC transporter substrate-binding protein: protein MSNRSSEESALTRREYVAYGGTVIGGGLLAGCTGSSGSDSAESETTTGTASSTETESTPTDSTAADEPTADKSYSVTIEPAGEVTFDAVPQTWVAENASWADMGIALGLASPKAVVLTGEYRTWHYEDVPGLSPAKDDMVSLWQDGISKELVLELDADVHFIDPNYMVNLIPDWDQSDVEEMHDRVGPFCGNTSFSTYSWHESYPYYSLYEATEKVAAVFQRQDRFQALSTLHDEFLDQIQDRLPAADQRPDIALLSPGSTEPEKFYPYRLGERTAYKHWHDLGVGDALAGSDIQSFTSDRGTIDYELLLEIDPEVLMLYTDTHRTPSSFEETYLSFLRNHDTASQLTAVQNGNVYPAGGMYQGPIINLSKTERAAKQLFPTEFDRGETLYDRQRLADIRAGDI, encoded by the coding sequence ATGTCGAACAGATCCAGCGAGGAGTCGGCGCTGACACGACGCGAGTACGTCGCCTACGGCGGCACGGTCATCGGTGGCGGATTGCTGGCCGGGTGTACGGGAAGCAGTGGCTCAGACTCAGCAGAATCGGAGACAACTACGGGTACGGCCTCGTCGACGGAGACGGAGTCAACACCGACGGATTCGACGGCCGCTGACGAACCGACCGCGGACAAGTCCTACAGCGTCACTATCGAACCGGCGGGGGAGGTGACCTTCGACGCAGTGCCCCAGACGTGGGTCGCGGAAAACGCCAGTTGGGCGGACATGGGCATCGCGCTGGGTTTGGCAAGTCCCAAGGCTGTCGTTCTCACCGGGGAATACCGCACGTGGCACTACGAGGACGTACCGGGGCTCTCGCCGGCGAAAGACGACATGGTATCCCTCTGGCAGGACGGTATCTCGAAGGAACTGGTGCTCGAACTCGACGCAGACGTTCACTTCATCGACCCCAACTACATGGTGAACCTGATTCCGGACTGGGACCAGTCCGACGTCGAAGAGATGCACGACCGCGTCGGCCCATTCTGTGGCAACACCAGTTTCTCGACGTACTCCTGGCACGAGAGCTATCCGTACTACAGCCTGTACGAAGCGACGGAAAAAGTCGCAGCGGTGTTCCAGCGTCAGGACCGGTTTCAGGCACTCTCGACCCTTCACGATGAGTTCCTCGACCAGATTCAGGACCGACTGCCTGCTGCAGACCAGCGCCCGGATATCGCGCTGCTGTCACCAGGGTCGACGGAGCCGGAGAAGTTCTATCCCTATCGGCTCGGCGAGCGGACGGCATACAAGCACTGGCACGACTTGGGGGTTGGCGACGCCCTCGCCGGGAGCGACATCCAGAGCTTCACCTCCGACCGCGGGACCATCGATTACGAACTGTTGCTGGAGATAGACCCCGAGGTACTGATGCTGTACACTGACACGCACCGGACACCGTCGTCGTTCGAGGAGACATATCTCTCATTTCTCAGAAACCACGATACGGCAAGCCAGCTGACCGCCGTACAGAACGGTAATGTCTATCCGGCCGGAGGGATGTATCAAGGGCCGATTATCAACCTCTCAAAGACCGAGCGGGCCGCGAAGCAGTTGTTCCCGACGGAGTTCGACCGGGGCGAAACACTGTACGACCGCCAGCGACTCGCCGACATCCGGGCCGGCGATATCTAG
- a CDS encoding metal-dependent hydrolase: MELTWYGHSTWHVTVDDTELLIDPFFDNPKTDTDPEELDPDYVLLTHGHADHIGDVDRYEGCGLVATPEIVEYCEDNFGDFDAVGGMGMNLGGTVEIGDAFVTMHRADHTNGMDTSYGTSGGMPGGFIISDTKPTQVSDAESTTFYHAGDTGLMTEMRDVIGPFLEPDAAAVPVGDHFTMGPMQAAVAVDWLDVDHAFPMHYDTFPPIEIETQDFVNEVKGTGSDAEVHVLDGDETFEL; this comes from the coding sequence ATGGAACTTACATGGTACGGTCATTCGACGTGGCACGTGACAGTTGACGACACCGAGTTGCTTATTGATCCGTTCTTCGACAACCCCAAGACGGACACCGACCCGGAGGAACTCGACCCAGACTACGTGCTGTTGACCCACGGCCACGCCGATCACATCGGCGACGTGGACCGCTACGAGGGCTGCGGGCTCGTGGCGACGCCGGAAATCGTCGAGTACTGCGAGGACAACTTCGGCGATTTCGACGCCGTCGGCGGGATGGGGATGAACCTCGGCGGCACCGTCGAGATCGGCGACGCCTTCGTCACGATGCACCGAGCCGACCACACGAACGGCATGGACACCAGCTACGGTACCAGCGGCGGGATGCCGGGCGGGTTCATCATCTCGGACACGAAGCCGACGCAGGTCAGCGACGCGGAGTCGACGACGTTCTACCACGCCGGCGACACCGGTCTCATGACGGAGATGCGCGATGTCATCGGGCCGTTCCTCGAACCGGACGCCGCGGCGGTGCCGGTCGGCGACCACTTCACGATGGGACCGATGCAGGCCGCCGTTGCCGTCGACTGGCTGGATGTCGACCACGCGTTCCCGATGCACTACGATACGTTCCCACCAATCGAAATCGAGACACAGGACTTCGTGAACGAGGTCAAAGGCACCGGCAGCGATGCGGAGGTCCACGTCCTCGACGGCGACGAGACCTTCGAGCTCTAA
- a CDS encoding hybrid sensor histidine kinase/response regulator: MSPPTALLVATETAVGEQLQAALEQAAIDATVETTAPECVDTTLLRTAVDCLVVPVTCGGMAGGHLAEAATGLYPDLPVVLYGTAADRGAHIQTVADGDIGSPELAAEVGEALNRSETVAARPASRPETILATMFERYSEHLYVKDDDRHYVLLNNSSYVPPELLGRRDEDGLPAGATYLDAARGDDLQVINDGTDILDVHEFSPSMGKHLRTSKVPWYDETDELAGLIGITQDVTDQKERERLLRQQNERLRKVALLAAHELRNELQVSTGHLSQIEADDEHIDAVEDSIDQLSGIVDKVVSLASSDSPGFEPEQLWLSTVVWDVWSSLSLEAASLEVTSDRRLLADAESMRLFLEILLSNAVEHGGPDVSICVGATSSGFFVADDGPGVDVSPPERVFEAGYASEKQNSGFGLYIANRIAKEHGWSLSVDDSEDGGARFTVTDVERPD; this comes from the coding sequence ATGTCCCCGCCGACCGCCCTCCTCGTCGCTACCGAGACTGCTGTCGGAGAGCAGTTACAAGCGGCGCTTGAACAGGCAGCAATCGACGCAACGGTTGAGACGACTGCGCCCGAATGCGTCGATACGACACTGCTACGTACTGCGGTTGACTGCCTCGTCGTCCCGGTGACGTGTGGAGGGATGGCGGGCGGACATCTGGCGGAGGCGGCCACCGGTCTCTACCCGGACCTCCCAGTGGTACTGTACGGCACCGCGGCGGACCGAGGAGCCCACATTCAGACGGTCGCCGACGGCGATATCGGGTCGCCGGAACTGGCAGCCGAAGTCGGGGAAGCACTAAACCGAAGTGAGACGGTTGCTGCCCGTCCGGCTTCCCGGCCGGAGACGATTCTCGCCACGATGTTCGAACGGTACTCCGAACACCTGTACGTGAAAGACGATGATAGGCATTACGTGCTGCTCAATAATTCATCGTATGTGCCCCCAGAACTACTCGGTCGGCGAGACGAAGACGGGCTCCCTGCTGGGGCCACGTATCTGGATGCAGCACGCGGCGACGACCTACAGGTCATCAACGACGGGACCGACATCCTCGATGTCCACGAGTTCTCCCCGTCGATGGGGAAACACCTCCGAACGTCGAAGGTCCCGTGGTACGACGAAACCGATGAGCTGGCCGGTCTCATCGGCATTACGCAGGATGTCACCGACCAGAAGGAGCGCGAGCGCCTCCTCAGGCAACAGAACGAACGCCTCCGGAAGGTGGCGTTGCTGGCCGCACACGAACTCCGAAACGAACTCCAAGTGTCGACCGGCCATCTCTCGCAGATCGAGGCCGACGACGAACATATCGACGCCGTCGAGGATTCTATCGACCAGCTTTCCGGTATCGTCGACAAGGTCGTCTCGCTGGCGTCAAGCGACTCGCCGGGGTTCGAACCCGAACAGCTGTGGCTCTCGACGGTCGTCTGGGACGTGTGGAGTTCGCTGTCGCTCGAAGCCGCATCGCTCGAAGTGACGTCCGATAGGCGACTGCTGGCGGACGCGGAATCGATGCGCCTGTTTCTCGAGATTCTGCTCTCGAACGCCGTCGAACACGGCGGTCCCGACGTTTCGATTTGCGTCGGCGCCACGTCTTCGGGATTCTTCGTCGCAGACGATGGACCGGGCGTCGATGTCTCGCCACCGGAGCGGGTGTTCGAAGCAGGGTACGCATCAGAGAAACAAAACAGCGGGTTCGGCCTCTACATCGCCAACCGGATCGCAAAAGAACACGGCTGGTCGCTGTCCGTTGATGACAGCGAAGACGGTGGCGCGCGGTTCACCGTGACCGACGTGGAACGCCCGGATTAG
- the ilvD gene encoding dihydroxy-acid dehydratase gives MSKQERQERPEKDPDLRSTEVTEGYEKAPHRAMFRAMGYDDEDLSSPMIGIANPAADITPCNVHLDDVADAAYEGIDDTEGMPIEFGTITISDAISMGTEGMKASLISREIIADSVELVTFGERMDGIVTIGGCDKNMPGMMMAAIRTDLPSVFLYGGSIMPGEHDGREVTIQNVFEGVGAVADGEMSEGELDEMERHACPGAGSCGGMFTANTMASISEALGFAPLGSASPPAEHESRYEEARRAGELAVEVVQERRRPSDFLTRESFENAIALQVAVGGSTNAVLHLLALAAEAGIDLDIETFNEISARTPKIADLQPGGERVMNDLHEVGGVPVVLRALNDAGLLHGDALTVTGNTIAEELEQIDPPTVEDLDVDYLNTVEDPIHERGAIRILSGNLAPDGAVIKITGEDHLHHEGPVRVFEQEEGAMEYVQEGHVESGDVICIRNEGPQGGPGMREMLGVTSAVAGQGHAEDVALFTDGRFSGATRGFSIGHVAPEAFVGGPIAALADGDTVTIDIDNHELSVDLSEDEMEQRLADYDPEPTYDSGVLAKYHNDFGSAANGAVTNPGAKWD, from the coding sequence ATGAGCAAGCAGGAACGGCAAGAACGTCCGGAGAAGGACCCGGATCTCCGGAGTACCGAAGTGACCGAGGGATACGAGAAAGCTCCCCACCGTGCGATGTTCCGCGCGATGGGCTACGACGACGAGGACCTCTCCTCGCCGATGATCGGCATCGCGAACCCAGCCGCCGACATCACGCCGTGTAACGTCCACTTAGACGACGTGGCTGACGCCGCCTACGAGGGTATCGACGACACGGAAGGAATGCCGATAGAGTTCGGGACAATCACAATCTCCGACGCCATCTCGATGGGGACCGAGGGGATGAAGGCGTCGCTCATCTCCCGGGAAATAATCGCCGACTCGGTCGAACTCGTCACCTTCGGCGAGCGCATGGACGGCATCGTCACCATCGGCGGCTGTGACAAGAACATGCCCGGCATGATGATGGCCGCCATCCGGACGGACCTGCCCAGCGTCTTCCTCTACGGCGGTTCCATCATGCCCGGCGAGCACGACGGCCGCGAGGTCACCATCCAGAACGTCTTCGAGGGCGTCGGCGCGGTCGCCGACGGCGAGATGAGCGAAGGCGAACTCGACGAGATGGAACGCCACGCCTGCCCCGGTGCGGGCTCCTGTGGCGGGATGTTCACCGCGAACACGATGGCCTCCATCTCCGAGGCGCTCGGCTTCGCACCGCTGGGGTCGGCCTCCCCACCGGCCGAACACGAATCCCGCTACGAGGAGGCCCGCCGAGCCGGCGAACTCGCCGTCGAGGTGGTGCAAGAGCGCCGCCGTCCCTCCGACTTCCTCACCCGCGAATCCTTCGAGAACGCCATCGCCCTGCAGGTCGCAGTCGGTGGCTCGACGAACGCTGTCCTCCATCTGCTCGCGCTCGCAGCGGAGGCCGGTATCGACCTCGACATCGAGACGTTCAACGAGATAAGCGCCCGGACGCCCAAAATCGCCGACCTCCAGCCCGGCGGCGAGCGGGTGATGAACGACCTCCACGAGGTCGGCGGCGTCCCAGTCGTGCTGCGGGCGCTGAACGACGCCGGCCTGCTCCATGGTGACGCGCTCACGGTCACGGGCAACACGATTGCAGAGGAACTCGAACAGATCGATCCGCCAACGGTCGAGGACCTCGATGTGGACTATCTCAACACGGTCGAGGACCCGATCCACGAGCGCGGCGCGATCCGCATCCTCTCGGGCAACCTCGCGCCCGACGGCGCGGTCATCAAGATCACCGGCGAGGACCACCTCCATCACGAGGGCCCCGTCCGAGTGTTCGAGCAGGAGGAAGGAGCTATGGAGTACGTGCAGGAAGGCCACGTCGAATCCGGCGACGTGATCTGTATTCGCAACGAGGGCCCTCAGGGCGGTCCCGGTATGCGCGAGATGCTGGGCGTGACATCGGCCGTCGCCGGGCAGGGCCACGCCGAGGACGTGGCGCTGTTCACCGACGGTCGCTTCTCCGGTGCGACCCGTGGCTTCTCGATTGGTCACGTCGCACCAGAGGCATTCGTCGGCGGCCCCATCGCCGCTCTTGCGGACGGCGACACCGTCACCATCGACATCGACAACCACGAACTCTCGGTCGATCTGAGCGAGGACGAGATGGAGCAACGCCTCGCGGACTACGACCCCGAACCGACGTACGACAGCGGCGTACTTGCGAAGTACCACAACGATTTCGGCTCTGCCGCCAACGGTGCCGTGACGAACCCCGGCGCGAAGTGGGACTGA
- a CDS encoding beta-ribofuranosylaminobenzene 5'-phosphate synthase family protein: MPTVTTAARLHFGFQNLSLAHERLYGGVGLALDEPQLTVEATRADTIRCDDPATEPYVRRVVEALDVPGAAVTVEERFPRHVGLGSGTQLSLATLIAVVRAYDRTADARTYAPELGRGGRSGVGVAAFETGGFIVDGGHPTERFTAEPPAEGDWDVPPVLAHHDVPAHWRFVVVVPDTDPGQSGSAEDQSMRQAVERADPGIADEISTLLTRRLLPAIATRNHSDFGHAAARLGRLNGAWYADEQGGVYRPPAGTLVDSLSSAPVISGAGQSSWGPTVWGLTTADYGGEAHEAGVMALDEAGVEGTVRVVTPRNTGASLTE; the protein is encoded by the coding sequence ATGCCGACGGTCACGACCGCCGCGCGACTCCACTTCGGGTTTCAGAACCTCTCGCTCGCCCACGAGCGCCTCTATGGCGGCGTCGGGCTCGCGCTCGACGAGCCGCAGCTGACCGTCGAGGCGACGCGGGCCGACACGATCCGGTGCGACGACCCGGCGACAGAACCGTACGTCCGGCGTGTCGTCGAGGCGCTCGATGTCCCCGGCGCGGCTGTCACTGTCGAGGAGCGGTTCCCGCGACACGTCGGCCTCGGAAGCGGAACACAGCTCTCGCTGGCGACCCTCATCGCCGTCGTACGGGCCTACGACCGGACTGCTGATGCCCGGACGTACGCGCCGGAGTTGGGACGGGGCGGCCGGAGCGGCGTCGGTGTCGCTGCGTTCGAAACGGGCGGGTTCATTGTCGACGGTGGACACCCGACCGAGCGGTTCACCGCCGAGCCGCCGGCCGAGGGCGACTGGGACGTGCCGCCGGTGCTTGCCCATCACGACGTGCCCGCGCACTGGCGCTTCGTCGTCGTCGTTCCGGACACCGACCCCGGACAGAGCGGGAGCGCGGAGGACCAGAGTATGCGGCAGGCCGTCGAACGTGCTGACCCCGGTATCGCCGACGAGATATCGACGCTACTGACCCGGCGACTCCTTCCCGCAATTGCGACCAGAAATCATAGCGACTTCGGCCACGCCGCGGCGCGGCTGGGCCGACTCAACGGCGCGTGGTACGCCGACGAACAGGGCGGCGTCTACCGGCCGCCGGCCGGCACGCTTGTCGACTCTCTGTCGAGCGCCCCGGTCATCTCCGGGGCCGGACAGAGTTCTTGGGGGCCGACCGTCTGGGGCCTGACGACGGCAGACTACGGAGGGGAGGCCCACGAAGCCGGCGTAATGGCGCTCGACGAGGCCGGCGTCGAGGGGACGGTTCGGGTCGTCACGCCACGGAACACCGGGGCCTCACTGACCGAATAG
- a CDS encoding NADH:flavin oxidoreductase/NADH oxidase, whose product MTALFSSLELRETTVPNRVMVSPMCQYSCEARDGLATDWHRTHLGSRAVGGAGLVMTEATAVEARGRISPEDLGIWSDEHAAALEPITEFITEQGSVPAIQLAHAGRKASIERPWDGHDPLQPDDGGWEVVGPSDDPWPYEGDEAPPTAALDQNGIEDVIDSFRAAAERALDAGFEVAEVHAAHGYLLHQFLSPVTNHREDGYGGDFEGRTRLVREITTAVREVWPEDKPVFVRISATDWLPDRDAWTVDDSVRLSDQLADIGVDLIDVSGGGIHPESSPGYAGPNYQLRYAERIREETESDIAVGAVGGITTPEQAEAVIANDRADMAIVGREHLRDPYFTMTAARDLDATDEIEGPPQYRRAWGF is encoded by the coding sequence ATGACTGCACTGTTCTCATCGCTGGAACTCCGCGAGACAACTGTCCCAAATCGCGTCATGGTCTCTCCCATGTGCCAGTACTCTTGTGAGGCCCGCGACGGCCTCGCAACTGACTGGCACCGCACGCATCTGGGCTCTCGTGCCGTTGGCGGCGCAGGCTTAGTCATGACCGAGGCGACCGCCGTCGAAGCTCGCGGTCGCATCTCCCCGGAGGACTTGGGCATCTGGAGCGACGAGCACGCAGCGGCGCTGGAACCGATTACGGAGTTCATCACCGAACAGGGGAGCGTGCCGGCCATCCAGTTGGCCCACGCCGGGCGGAAGGCTTCCATTGAACGACCGTGGGATGGGCACGACCCGCTCCAGCCCGACGACGGCGGCTGGGAGGTCGTCGGACCCAGTGACGACCCGTGGCCGTACGAAGGCGACGAGGCCCCACCGACAGCGGCGCTCGATCAGAACGGCATCGAGGACGTTATCGATTCGTTCCGCGCCGCCGCCGAGCGCGCGCTGGACGCCGGTTTCGAGGTCGCCGAGGTCCACGCCGCCCACGGCTACCTCTTGCATCAGTTCCTCTCGCCAGTGACGAACCACCGCGAGGACGGCTACGGCGGCGATTTCGAGGGGCGCACGCGGCTGGTCCGTGAAATCACGACCGCTGTCCGCGAGGTCTGGCCCGAGGACAAGCCGGTGTTCGTCCGTATTTCGGCGACCGACTGGCTCCCCGACCGCGACGCATGGACCGTCGACGACTCTGTCCGACTGTCGGACCAACTCGCTGACATCGGCGTGGACCTCATCGACGTGAGCGGCGGCGGCATCCATCCCGAGTCCAGCCCCGGCTACGCCGGCCCGAACTACCAGCTCCGGTACGCCGAGCGGATTCGAGAGGAGACTGAGTCGGACATCGCCGTCGGCGCTGTCGGCGGCATCACGACGCCCGAACAGGCCGAAGCCGTCATCGCCAACGACCGGGCCGACATGGCTATTGTCGGCCGCGAACACCTGCGGGATCCGTACTTCACGATGACTGCCGCGAGAGATCTCGATGCGACCGACGAAATCGAGGGGCCACCACAGTACCGCCGCGCATGGGGATTCTGA
- a CDS encoding DUF368 domain-containing protein, with translation MTTFDDRDPPTIRGSVPPLRAWIRTFLIGLCMGSADGVPGVSGGTIALIAGIYERLIAAITAVTPARIIRFFRALTPLDGGIDPRGAFTELLELDIWFLIALVGGVATAVVIVTRIVTIASKETPELLFGFFFGLIAASALVLLRSLTVDSPVQIGTGVVGFLLAFYVSGVSNTAADGGGLVLVFIAGMIGVSAMILPGISGSLLLIILGQYDRMSAALTEFVDALIALATGGPTEDVTTTAVPVVTFILGGLVGLFTIARVVRRALDYNRRATLAFLVALVVGALRAPVVEVRKEVGFSTDVLIAFVAAATVGAVVLLALDWYAVDLDLDKI, from the coding sequence ATGACCACCTTTGACGACCGGGACCCACCAACGATTCGGGGCTCGGTGCCACCGCTTCGTGCGTGGATTCGAACGTTTCTCATCGGCCTCTGTATGGGCAGTGCGGACGGCGTCCCCGGCGTCTCCGGGGGTACGATTGCGCTTATCGCTGGGATATACGAGCGGCTCATCGCCGCCATCACTGCCGTCACGCCGGCCCGCATCATCCGGTTTTTCCGTGCACTCACCCCGCTGGATGGCGGCATTGACCCCCGTGGCGCGTTCACGGAACTACTCGAACTCGACATCTGGTTCCTCATCGCGTTGGTCGGCGGTGTCGCAACCGCCGTCGTCATCGTGACTCGAATCGTCACTATCGCCAGCAAAGAGACGCCGGAACTCCTCTTTGGGTTCTTCTTCGGACTCATCGCCGCCTCGGCGCTGGTGTTACTGCGCAGTCTCACGGTCGACTCACCGGTCCAGATCGGGACCGGGGTCGTCGGCTTCCTGCTCGCGTTCTACGTCTCCGGTGTGTCGAACACCGCGGCTGACGGCGGTGGTCTCGTGCTCGTCTTCATCGCCGGCATGATCGGTGTCAGTGCAATGATTCTGCCCGGCATTTCGGGGTCACTGTTACTCATCATCCTCGGCCAGTACGACAGGATGTCGGCGGCACTCACCGAATTCGTGGACGCGCTCATCGCGCTTGCCACCGGCGGCCCAACCGAAGACGTGACCACCACTGCCGTGCCGGTCGTAACCTTCATTCTCGGCGGGCTGGTCGGCCTGTTCACCATCGCCCGCGTTGTCCGCCGCGCGCTCGACTACAACCGCCGGGCGACACTGGCCTTCCTCGTCGCGCTGGTCGTCGGCGCACTGCGCGCGCCAGTCGTCGAAGTCCGGAAAGAGGTCGGCTTCTCGACCGACGTGCTCATCGCGTTTGTCGCTGCCGCCACTGTCGGCGCGGTCGTTCTCCTCGCGCTCGACTGGTACGCCGTCGACCTCGACCTCGACAAGATCTGA